In Croceicoccus sp. Ery15, a genomic segment contains:
- the tsaB gene encoding tRNA (adenosine(37)-N6)-threonylcarbamoyltransferase complex dimerization subunit type 1 TsaB produces the protein MRTLVIDCATENCSAALFEREGDALRLIDGRCETLGRGHAERLVPMIAELPDGGRADRIAVSTGPGSFTGIRVGLAAAKALALAWRADLVGFPTLALIAAQARAQSGAAPVGVTNNAGHGEWFVQEFAADGLPRSDARSLPPADAQTALTAEQVAGSKAEALVAARGFGQAWPLLPDARQFAALPQSLLLPDPHPAYGRRPDAAIPNKGTTGRRVDSTQRAD, from the coding sequence GTGCGAACTCTCGTCATCGATTGCGCGACCGAGAATTGTTCCGCCGCTCTGTTCGAGCGGGAGGGCGATGCGCTGCGCCTGATCGACGGGCGCTGCGAAACACTGGGTCGCGGCCATGCCGAACGGCTGGTCCCGATGATTGCAGAATTGCCCGATGGCGGGCGCGCGGACCGGATCGCGGTTTCGACAGGCCCCGGCAGCTTTACCGGCATTCGCGTCGGGCTGGCCGCTGCCAAGGCGCTGGCGCTGGCTTGGCGGGCCGATCTGGTCGGATTTCCGACACTGGCCCTGATCGCTGCGCAGGCACGCGCGCAATCGGGTGCCGCGCCGGTCGGCGTTACCAATAATGCGGGCCATGGCGAATGGTTCGTGCAGGAATTCGCCGCCGACGGGCTGCCCCGTTCGGATGCGCGCTCGCTCCCCCCCGCCGACGCGCAGACCGCGCTGACCGCGGAACAGGTCGCGGGCAGCAAGGCCGAGGCGCTGGTCGCCGCGCGCGGGTTCGGACAGGCGTGGCCGCTGCTCCCCGATGCGCGGCAGTTTGCCGCCCTGCCGCAAAGCCTGTTGTTGCCCGATCCGCACCCTGCCTATGGCCGCCGCCCCGATGCGGCGATCCCGAACAAGGGCACCACGGGAAGGCGGGTCGACAGCACCCAAAGGGCAGACTGA